From a region of the Hippopotamus amphibius kiboko isolate mHipAmp2 chromosome 3, mHipAmp2.hap2, whole genome shotgun sequence genome:
- the ELK4 gene encoding ETS domain-containing protein Elk-4 produces MDSAITLWQFLLQLLKEPQNDHMICWTSNNGEFKLLQAEEVARLWGIRKNKPNMNYDKLSRALRYYYVKNIIKKVNGQKFVYKFVSYPEILSMDPMTVGRVEGDCEALSVSELSSSSSKDVENGGKEKPSQPGAKTSSRNDYIHSGLYSSFTLNSLNSSNRKLFRSIKVENPAEKLAEKKSPQEPTPSVIKFVTTPSKKPAVEPLAATISTGPSISPSSEETLQALETLASPRLPSLEAPTSASSVTATFTTTPPISSVSPLQEPPRTPSPPLSSNADMDTDMESVASQPMELPENLSLEPKDQDSALPEKDKTNNSSRSKKPKGLELAPTLVITGSDPSPLGILSPSLPTASLTPALFSQTPILLTPSPLLSSIHFWSTLSPVAPLSPARLQGASTLFQFPSVLNSHGPFTLSGLDGPSTPGPFSPDLQKT; encoded by the exons ATGGACAGTGCTATCACCCTGTGGCAGTTCCTCCTTCAGCTCCTAAAGGAGCCTCAGAACGATCACATGATCTGCTGGACCTCTAATAATGGGGAGTTCAAGCTTTTGCAGGCAGAAGAGGTGGCTCGTCTCTGGGGGATTCGGAAAAACAAGCCTAATATGAATTATGACAAACTCAGCCGAGCCCTCAGATACTATTATGTGAAG AATATCATTAAAAAAGTGAATGGTCAGAAGTTTGTGTACAAGTTTGTCTCGTACCCAGAGATTTTGAGCATGGATCCGATGACAGTGGGCAGGGTTGAGGGCGACTGTGAAGCTTTAAGCGTTAGTGAACTCAGCAGCAGCAGTTCCAAGGATGTGGAGAATGGCGGgaaagagaagccatcgcagCCTGGTGCCAAGACCTCTAGCCGCAATGACTACATACACTCTGGCTTATATTCTTCATTTACTCTCAACTCTTTGAACTCCTCCAATAGGAAGCTTTTCAGATCTATAAAGGTTGAGAATCCAGCTGAGAAACTGGCAGAGAAAAAATCTCCTCAGGAGCCAACACCATCTGTTATCAAATTTGTAACAACACCTTCCAAAAAGCCAGCAGTTGAACCTCTTGCTGCCACCATTTCAACTGGCCCAAGTATTTCTCCATCTTCAGAAGAAACTCTCCAAGCATTGGAGACTTTGGCTTCCCCCAGACTGCCTTCCCTGGAAGCACCAACTTCTGCATCCAGTGTAACTGCCACTTTTACCACCACACCTCCTATTTCGTCCGTGTCCCCtctgcaggagcctcctagaacACCTTCACCACCGCTGAGTTCCAACGCGGACATGGACACAGACATGGAATCAGTGGCTTCTCAGCCAATGGAACTTCCAGAGAACTTGTCACTGGAGCCTAAAGACCAGGATTCAGCTTTGCCAGAAAAGGACAAAACAAATAATTCATCAAGGTCCAAGAAACCTAAAGGGTTAGAGCTGGCACCAACCCTCGTGATCACGGGTAGTGATCCAAGCCCACTGGGAATATTAAGCCCATCTCTCCCTACAGCTTCTCTTACGCCAGCACTTTTTTCACAG ACGCCCATCTTGCTGACTCCGAGCCCCTTGCTGTCCAGTATCCACTTTTGGAGTACTCTCAGCCCTGTTGCTCCCCTGAGCCCAGCCAGGCTACAAGGTGCTAGCACACTTTTCCAG tttccctctgtgcTGAACAGTCATGGGCCATTCACTCTGTCTGGCTTGGATGGACCTTCGACCCCTGGCCCATTTTCCCCAGATCTACAGAAAACATAA